A genomic region of Taeniopygia guttata chromosome 28, bTaeGut7.mat, whole genome shotgun sequence contains the following coding sequences:
- the LSM7 gene encoding U6 snRNA-associated Sm-like protein LSm7 — MASGGGGGGAGKMADKEKKKKESILDLSKYIDKTIRVKFQGGREASGVLKGFDPLLNLVLDGTIEYMRDPDDQFKLTEDTRQLGLVVCRGTSVVLICPQDGMEAIPNPFIQQQDG; from the exons ATggcgagcggcggcggcggcggcggcgcggggaaGATGGCG GataaggagaagaagaagaaggagagtATCTTGGACCTCTCCAAGTACATCGACAAGACCATCCGGGTGAAGTTCCAGGGCGGGCGGGAAG CAAGTGGTGTCTTGAAAGGGTTTGACCCTCTTCTCAACCTTGTGCTGGATGGTACCATTGAGTATATGCGAG ATCCAGATGATCAATTTAAATTAACAGAAGACACACGTCAGCTGGGACTTGTGGTTTGCAGAGGGACTTCTGTGGTTCTGATCTGTCCACAGGATGGAATGGAAGCTATTCCAAATCCTTTCATTCAGCAGCAAGATGGCTAA
- the LOC100223254 gene encoding LOW QUALITY PROTEIN: kelch-like protein 23 (The sequence of the model RefSeq protein was modified relative to this genomic sequence to represent the inferred CDS: deleted 2 bases in 1 codon), whose protein sequence is MEPAQEPQELGPQTEMIADTVLEVGERLFQVSRRVLSVHSRYFEAMFFGGARESSEQHIVIKGVDAVPFQALLEFTRTAQVLIGQENVTSLLETADFFQFDRVKLLCEKFLERELHVSNCLGLMIYSQQFAFTELYVSAMNVAFTHWGDVICQEEFKALPKEMLVQLLKSDDLFISREDVVFDSIMIWIMEDPATREEEFLDLVGEVRVTFLSLSFLDILVKRSKRAGETDIFPRLIKKLDSCPPPSWQNPKLCPYAGRSYDTLYVLGGKHDKEQQELFLFQPKTGTWQACSPLQRRNLTQYAVAAVGSFLFVTGGYFRDEIVWYSVDWVLIYNCLENCWLEGPAMKKSRNSHCAVGVGLYLYVLGGSTDEGIIPAVERMALMESEWESMSPMVQPVERGDAVSVGTRIYVVCGLDENGHVYDGVQRLNTETDSWDVISFSPLPRYDLCITSLNGALYTVGGETFRFDVETDEWTQVNEECLTQKFFMGCSTVNGQIYLLGQRKGNSTLPIVVLFDPYIDVCQVIYDKLPCPLPIHGCVSVRRFDTWA, encoded by the exons ATGGAGCCTGCACAAgagccacaggagctgggaccTCAGACAGAAATGATTGCAGACACAGTTCTTGAGGTTGGAGAGAGACTCTTCCAGGTCAGCCGTAGGGTGCTTTCAGTACACAGTCGATACTTTGAAGCCATGTTTTTTGGAGGAGCAAGAgagagctctgagcagcacaTAGTGATCAAAGGGGTTGATGCAGTGCCGTTTCAGGCACTACTTGAGTTCACTCGCACAGCGCAAGTGCTTATAGGTCAAGAAAATGTGACCAGCTTACTGgaaacagctgatttttttcagtttgacaGGGTGAAACTGTTGTGTGAGAAATTTCTG GAGAGGGAACTGCATGTTTCAAACTGCCTTGGCCTGATGATCTACTCACAGCAATTTGCCTTTACAGAGTTGTATGTGTCTGCTATGAATGTGGCTTTCACTCACTGGGGGGATGTGATATGCCAGGAAGAATTTAAAGCATTACCCAAGGAAATGCTGGTGCAGCTCCTGAAGAGTGATGACCTCTTCATTTCAAGAGAGGATGTGGTTTTTGACAGTATTATGATTTGGATAATGGAGGACCCAGCAACAAGAGAGGAAGAATTTCTGGATTTGGTGGGCGAAGTCAGGGTCACTTTTCTGAGTTTGTCCTTCCTTGATATCTTGGTGAAACGCAGCAAGCGTGCTGGAGAGACAGATATCTTTCCCAGACTAATAAAGAAGTTAGACAGCTGTCCCCCACCCAGCTGGCAAAATCCGAAACTGTGTCCTTATGCTGGCCGGAGCTATGACACCTTATATGTCCTAGGAGGAAAGCATGACAAAGAACAGCAagaattatttctctttcaacCTAAAACAGGGACCTGGCAGGCTTGTTCTCCACTGCAGCGCAGGAACCTCACCCAGTATGCAGTGGCAGCAGTAG GGAGTTTCCTTTTTGTGACGGGAGGATATTTCCGGGATGAGATTGTGTGGTACAGTGTGGATTGGGTACTCATCTACAACTGCTTGGAAAATTGCTGGCTGGAAGGGCCAGCCATGAAGAAGTCCCGCAATAGCCACTGTGCAGTAGGAGTAGGGCTCTACTTGTACGTTCTCGGAGGGAGCACAGATGAAGGGATAATCCCAGCAGTGGAGCGCATGGCTTTGATGGAGTCAGAGTGGGAAAGCATGAGTCCTATGGTTCAGCCTGTAGAGAGAGGTGATGCGGTCAGTGTGGGAACCAGGATCTATGTGGTCTGTGGCCTGGATGAGAATGGACACGTATATGATGGAGTGCAAAGGCTGAACACAGAGACAGACAGCTGGGATGTCATCTCATTCTCCCCTCTTCCAAG GTATGACCTCTGCATCACATCCCTGAATGGGGCTCTGTACACTGTAGGAGGCGAAACTTTTCGTTTTGATGTGGAGACAGATGAATGGACCCAGGTGAATGAGGAATGCTTGACCCAGAAGTTCTTCATGGGATGCAGCACTGTGAATGGACAAATTTATCTCCTTGGACAAAGAAAGGGAAACAGCACCCTCCCTATTGTAGTCCTCTTTGATCCCTACATTGATGTGTGCCAGGTCATATATGACAAACTCCCTTGCCCCCTTCCTATTCATGGCTGTGTCTCTGTGCGGAGATTTGATACGTGGGCATAA